Proteins co-encoded in one Acidithiobacillus caldus ATCC 51756 genomic window:
- the mnmE gene encoding tRNA uridine-5-carboxymethylaminomethyl(34) synthesis GTPase MnmE — protein MALDYRLGDTIVAPATAMGEAGVGILRLSGPRALAIARALCRRQRPWEPRRAYLQRFYDDRGGALDQGIVLYFPAPNSFTGEDVVELQGHGSPLVLQLLQQSARRLGARDARPGEFSERAFLNGRMDLAQAEGLADLIHAQSESQARAALASLEGRFSEKINELREAILQVLALCEAGLDFSEEDLGSAHRDALEQALKTSQRRLESLLQQARQGARLARGARVALIGRPNVGKSSLLNALAGRESAIVTAIAGTTRDLVREELQIGGLTVELVDTAGLQDSADPVEREGIRRSRATVASSQWVLLVADAAAGWKSDDARILAELDSQRLTIVWNKGDLVAKAPVLPEPRPQLVVSARTGAGLDALRMELQRSLGAVEAAPFSARNRHVHALEECGNALTEAATALSMGNEELLAECLRAAGASLATVTGAMDVEEILGAIFSQFCIGK, from the coding sequence ATGGCCTTGGACTACCGTCTGGGGGACACCATCGTGGCCCCCGCGACAGCCATGGGGGAGGCGGGAGTGGGTATCTTGCGTCTGTCGGGACCCAGGGCGCTGGCCATTGCCCGCGCCCTCTGCCGGCGGCAGCGTCCCTGGGAGCCGCGCCGCGCCTACCTGCAACGTTTCTACGACGATCGTGGAGGCGCCCTGGATCAGGGGATCGTCCTCTATTTTCCCGCCCCCAATAGCTTCACCGGCGAAGACGTCGTTGAACTACAGGGCCACGGTAGCCCCCTCGTCCTCCAGCTTCTGCAGCAGAGTGCCCGGCGCCTGGGTGCGCGTGACGCCCGTCCGGGGGAGTTCAGTGAGCGTGCCTTTCTCAATGGCCGCATGGATCTTGCCCAGGCCGAAGGACTCGCCGATCTCATCCATGCCCAGAGCGAGAGCCAGGCCCGCGCCGCCCTGGCTAGCCTCGAAGGCCGTTTTTCGGAGAAGATCAACGAACTGCGCGAGGCCATCCTGCAAGTACTGGCGCTGTGCGAGGCTGGCCTCGATTTCAGTGAGGAGGATCTTGGGAGCGCCCACCGCGACGCGCTGGAGCAGGCCCTGAAGACGAGCCAGCGCCGCCTCGAATCCCTGTTGCAGCAGGCTCGTCAGGGGGCACGCCTTGCCCGGGGTGCTCGCGTTGCCCTGATCGGCCGTCCCAATGTTGGCAAGTCCAGCTTGCTCAATGCGCTGGCCGGGCGCGAAAGCGCCATCGTCACGGCGATAGCGGGTACGACGCGCGATCTCGTCCGCGAGGAGCTGCAGATCGGCGGCTTGACGGTGGAGTTAGTGGACACCGCCGGCCTGCAGGACAGTGCGGATCCGGTGGAACGCGAGGGCATTCGCCGCAGTCGCGCCACCGTCGCCAGCAGCCAATGGGTACTGCTGGTAGCCGATGCCGCTGCCGGTTGGAAAAGCGACGACGCCCGCATCCTTGCCGAGTTGGACTCGCAACGCCTGACCATCGTCTGGAACAAAGGGGATCTGGTGGCAAAGGCGCCGGTGTTGCCGGAGCCCCGGCCGCAGCTGGTCGTCTCCGCCCGCACCGGGGCCGGACTGGACGCGCTGCGCATGGAGTTGCAACGGAGTCTGGGGGCAGTGGAAGCGGCTCCCTTCAGTGCCCGCAATCGCCACGTTCACGCCCTGGAGGAGTGTGGCAATGCCTTGACCGAGGCAGCGACGGCCCTGTCCATGGGCAACGAGGAACTCCTTGCGGAATGCCTACGCGCTGCCGGCGCGAGCCTCGCTACGGTCACCGGTGCCATGGACGTGGAAGAGATCCTGGGAGCGATCTTCTCCCAGTTCTGTATCGGCAAATGA
- the rnpA gene encoding ribonuclease P protein component, with product MTAKAQPHGFERRYRLRHKAEIRRTLSEGRKRSFPELACYVLANDRGFARLGLAVSRKVGNAVLRNRVKRRLREAFRQSPWRDQGKDLMVVAKPASAQGSYQTLSMRVDAVLRP from the coding sequence GTGACGGCGAAGGCGCAGCCCCACGGTTTCGAACGCCGCTACCGTCTGCGGCACAAGGCAGAGATTCGGCGTACCTTGAGCGAAGGCCGTAAGCGCAGCTTTCCGGAGCTCGCCTGCTACGTCCTCGCCAACGATCGAGGCTTCGCCCGCCTTGGCTTGGCGGTCAGTCGCAAGGTCGGCAACGCGGTGCTGCGCAATAGGGTCAAACGGCGGTTGCGGGAGGCCTTTCGCCAGTCTCCCTGGCGCGATCAGGGTAAGGATCTCATGGTGGTGGCAAAGCCTGCGAGCGCCCAGGGCAGCTATCAAACCCTGTCGATGCGCGTCGATGCGGTGCTGCGCCCTTGA
- the yidD gene encoding membrane protein insertion efficiency factor YidD, translated as MVWLRRGAILLIRAYQLLLSPFLGSNCRFHPSCSEYACEAIARYGLLRGSWMGIKRLGRCHPWHPGGFDPVP; from the coding sequence ATGGTGTGGCTGCGGCGCGGGGCGATCCTGCTCATCCGTGCGTACCAGCTGCTCCTGAGCCCCTTTCTCGGCAGTAATTGCCGTTTTCATCCCAGCTGTTCCGAGTACGCCTGTGAGGCCATCGCCCGTTACGGACTGCTGCGGGGTTCGTGGATGGGCATCAAACGTCTTGGTCGCTGTCATCCCTGGCATCCGGGTGGCTTCGACCCCGTTCCCTGA
- a CDS encoding lysophospholipid acyltransferase family protein, with amino-acid sequence MFASTSAPSPSLGQRFTAGTAVALMHLSARLPRRARLGLAHRLGDLAWVLVPRARRVARRNLEIAFPEYTTVQRRRLLRAHFHALGEALLELGPLWLWPLPRALGLIREVKGAEAVDAALATGKGVVLFTAHLGSWEAAVQYIGQRWPVTVLYMATRNPLINDHLVTGRSRSGARLVAKEGGIRPLLQALQRSEIVGILPDQNVDPREGVFAPFFGRPACTTPLLGRLADRRQSAVFGLFAYRLEGGAGFRLEILPMPEGFPSGDPEADATAMNAVLEGAIRQAPAQYWWVHRRYKDPAPGWDYPYG; translated from the coding sequence ATGTTTGCCTCGACTTCCGCGCCTTCACCAAGCCTTGGGCAGCGTTTCACTGCCGGCACCGCCGTGGCGCTCATGCACCTTTCCGCGCGCCTGCCGCGGCGGGCGCGCCTCGGTCTTGCCCACCGGCTGGGGGACCTTGCCTGGGTACTGGTACCGCGGGCGCGCCGGGTCGCCCGCCGCAATCTGGAGATTGCCTTTCCGGAGTACACCACGGTGCAACGGCGGCGGCTCTTGCGAGCGCATTTTCATGCCCTGGGCGAGGCGCTCCTGGAGCTCGGGCCACTCTGGCTGTGGCCGCTGCCGCGCGCCCTCGGTCTCATCCGCGAGGTAAAGGGAGCGGAGGCCGTGGATGCCGCCCTGGCCACCGGCAAGGGGGTAGTGCTGTTCACCGCCCATCTGGGCTCCTGGGAGGCGGCGGTGCAGTACATTGGCCAACGCTGGCCGGTGACGGTGCTCTACATGGCCACCCGTAACCCGCTGATCAATGACCACCTCGTGACCGGCAGGTCCCGCAGCGGCGCCCGCCTGGTGGCCAAGGAAGGCGGCATCCGACCTTTACTCCAGGCCCTGCAGCGCAGTGAGATCGTCGGCATCCTGCCCGATCAGAACGTTGACCCGCGGGAGGGCGTCTTTGCCCCCTTCTTTGGCCGTCCGGCCTGTACCACGCCGTTGCTGGGGCGCCTGGCGGACCGGCGGCAGAGCGCCGTCTTTGGTCTTTTCGCCTACCGCCTGGAGGGGGGCGCGGGTTTCCGACTGGAGATCCTGCCCATGCCCGAGGGTTTTCCCAGTGGCGACCCAGAGGCCGATGCGACGGCCATGAACGCCGTACTGGAGGGCGCCATACGCCAGGCGCCGGCTCAGTACTGGTGGGTACATCGACGCTACAAGGACCCCGCTCCCGGCTGGGACTACCCCTACGGTTGA
- the rpmH gene encoding 50S ribosomal protein L34 has protein sequence MKRTFQPSVVHRKRTHGFRARMATKAGRLVLKRRRAKGRARLCP, from the coding sequence ATGAAGCGTACTTTCCAACCCAGCGTCGTTCACCGCAAGCGCACCCACGGTTTCCGCGCGCGTATGGCGACCAAGGCCGGTCGTCTGGTGCTGAAGCGTCGACGTGCCAAGGGTCGTGCCCGTCTCTGCCCGTGA
- a CDS encoding STAS domain-containing protein, translating into MTEGRRARWQVGQEDDQSVLRLSGDWRLDALDEALRSEELRSLAVDRVRLDDVDAADSATLALLLDWQERALQRKRPLVLTGLGPGLRELVHLYGLEALLTEAPGEKDEGDRGH; encoded by the coding sequence ATGACTGAAGGACGCCGCGCCCGCTGGCAGGTCGGCCAAGAAGACGACCAGTCCGTACTGCGCCTGTCGGGTGACTGGCGTCTGGACGCCCTCGACGAAGCGCTACGCAGCGAGGAACTGCGGTCACTGGCCGTGGATCGGGTCCGTCTCGACGATGTGGACGCGGCCGACAGTGCCACCCTGGCACTGCTCCTGGATTGGCAGGAGCGGGCACTGCAGCGCAAGCGACCGCTGGTTCTGACAGGACTCGGGCCAGGCCTGCGGGAGCTGGTGCACCTCTACGGTCTGGAGGCGCTCCTCACCGAAGCACCGGGCGAGAAGGACGAAGGGGACCGTGGGCACTGA
- the yidC gene encoding membrane protein insertase YidC — MDTQRTLLAVVLSIIVLVLYEQWMAPKPTHPAAAPTAVTQSATAKPAPAPTSATATAPSTSAAATLSGTVTSGLASPAELAAAPSVPFATQVYQGSVSLLGGDIVHLGLKHYPTSSSDKAPYPILTPESARLTLQQSGFRALDGQILQGRYRLLQDTGHTLIFQGEAGPLRIEKTLEFAPDSYLIHETVRVTNGGSSDWNGSYLDQILRNDRSESHWFMSIFTGAVLMHNGSFSEKSFSDLRSHPEDWSGSGWAGMTDHYFLEAILPEPKATGQIYARAEGPNSVAGVAVALPRLAPGQSTTIEQDLYLGPKEQKTLSSLGRGLEQTVDYGWFAIIAEPMHGVLSWFHSWTGNWGLAIVLLVLAVKILFFYPSAISYRSMANMRKLQPKLEQIKKQYGEDRQKMGAAMMELYRSEKVNPMAGCLPIVIQMPVFIALYWVLVESVSLRMAPFVLWIHDLAAPDPYYILPLLMGVSMFIQQRLNPAPMDPMQKKILSALPVIFAIFFSFFPAGLVLYWLTNNVVSIAQQYLITRHVMKEV; from the coding sequence ATGGATACGCAAAGAACCCTCCTTGCCGTCGTGCTCTCCATCATTGTCCTCGTGCTCTACGAGCAGTGGATGGCGCCCAAGCCCACGCATCCTGCCGCCGCCCCCACCGCCGTCACCCAGAGCGCCACGGCCAAGCCCGCACCCGCTCCGACCTCGGCGACGGCTACGGCGCCCAGCACCAGCGCGGCGGCGACCCTGTCCGGCACCGTGACGTCGGGCCTCGCGAGTCCAGCGGAACTTGCGGCAGCGCCGAGTGTTCCCTTTGCCACCCAGGTGTACCAGGGGTCCGTTAGCCTGCTCGGTGGCGATATCGTCCACCTCGGCCTCAAACACTATCCCACCAGCAGCAGCGACAAGGCGCCCTATCCGATCCTGACCCCAGAGAGCGCACGTCTCACCCTGCAGCAGAGTGGTTTTCGCGCCCTCGATGGGCAGATCCTGCAGGGACGCTATCGCTTGCTGCAGGATACCGGCCATACCCTGATTTTCCAGGGCGAGGCGGGCCCCCTGCGTATCGAGAAAACTCTGGAATTTGCACCGGACAGCTACCTCATCCACGAGACCGTCCGAGTCACCAATGGCGGTAGCTCGGACTGGAACGGCAGTTATCTCGACCAGATCCTGCGCAACGATCGCAGTGAGAGCCACTGGTTCATGTCCATCTTTACCGGTGCCGTGCTCATGCACAACGGCAGCTTCTCGGAGAAATCCTTTTCGGACCTGCGCAGTCACCCGGAGGACTGGAGTGGTTCCGGTTGGGCCGGTATGACCGATCACTATTTTCTGGAAGCGATTCTCCCCGAGCCCAAGGCCACCGGCCAGATCTATGCCCGAGCCGAGGGACCGAATTCCGTCGCTGGGGTGGCCGTGGCGCTGCCGCGCCTGGCTCCGGGACAGAGCACGACCATCGAGCAGGATCTCTACCTTGGCCCCAAGGAACAGAAAACGCTCTCGAGCCTCGGTCGTGGGTTGGAGCAGACCGTGGACTATGGCTGGTTCGCCATCATTGCCGAACCCATGCACGGAGTCCTGAGCTGGTTCCACAGCTGGACCGGTAACTGGGGCCTGGCCATCGTGCTCCTGGTTCTGGCGGTGAAGATCCTCTTTTTCTACCCCTCGGCCATCAGCTACCGCTCCATGGCCAACATGCGCAAGCTGCAGCCAAAGCTGGAGCAGATCAAGAAGCAGTACGGTGAGGACCGCCAGAAGATGGGGGCGGCCATGATGGAGCTCTACCGCAGCGAGAAGGTCAACCCCATGGCCGGCTGTCTGCCCATTGTCATCCAGATGCCGGTGTTCATTGCCCTCTACTGGGTGCTGGTGGAGAGCGTATCGCTGCGCATGGCCCCCTTCGTGCTTTGGATTCACGATCTGGCGGCACCAGACCCCTACTACATCCTGCCCTTGCTGATGGGAGTTTCCATGTTCATCCAGCAGCGCCTCAACCCGGCGCCCATGGATCCCATGCAGAAAAAGATCCTTTCGGCGCTGCCGGTGATTTTCGCAATTTTCTTCTCCTTCTTCCCGGCGGGCCTGGTGCTGTACTGGTTGACCAATAACGTGGTCTCCATCGCCCAGCAGTATCTCATCACCCGCCACGTGATGAAGGAAGTCTGA
- a CDS encoding RNA-binding S4 domain-containing protein, producing MTKPAPDGLRLDLFLKMARLIKRRSLAKTICDGGCVTLNGRTAKAATEVRVGDQLCIDIRDRYLELRVLRLPTRVEGPEGVVDILRREEASQ from the coding sequence ATGACCAAGCCCGCCCCTGACGGCCTACGCCTGGACCTCTTCTTGAAAATGGCGCGCCTCATCAAGCGTCGCAGCTTGGCCAAGACCATCTGCGACGGCGGCTGCGTCACCCTCAATGGGCGTACCGCCAAGGCCGCCACGGAAGTCCGGGTCGGTGACCAGCTGTGCATCGATATCCGTGACCGTTATCTCGAGCTCCGCGTGCTCCGTCTGCCGACCCGCGTCGAAGGTCCCGAAGGCGTGGTGGACATCCTTCGTCGTGAGGAAGCATCGCAGTGA
- the mlaE gene encoding lipid asymmetry maintenance ABC transporter permease subunit MlaE has product MTALEFIPELGRVVRESVPRLGAASRFLLLGLGRVVHRHFSIQQWLRQVYGFGVLSLALMVVAAFFTGMVLGFQGYYALVRFGATSALGTLVALSLLRELGPVLTALLFAGRAGSALTAEIATMKATEQLSAMEMMAVDPLAWVVSPRLWAAVFTVPILCVIFDLVGIFGGYLIAVPVLGVDSGTFWSQMQSNVSFRGDILNGLFKALCFGLVVAWIAAWQGYSAKPTAEGVGNATTRSVVAASLAVLGLDFILTALLFS; this is encoded by the coding sequence GTGACCGCCCTGGAGTTCATTCCGGAGCTCGGTCGAGTGGTGCGCGAGAGCGTGCCACGGCTCGGTGCCGCCAGCCGTTTTCTGCTACTGGGTCTCGGCCGGGTGGTGCATCGCCACTTCAGCATCCAGCAATGGCTGCGCCAGGTCTACGGATTTGGGGTACTGTCCCTGGCACTGATGGTCGTGGCCGCCTTTTTCACCGGCATGGTGCTCGGCTTTCAGGGGTACTACGCGCTGGTACGCTTCGGTGCCACCTCCGCCCTGGGGACCCTGGTCGCCCTGTCCCTGCTGCGGGAACTGGGTCCGGTCCTGACGGCACTGCTCTTTGCCGGACGCGCCGGCTCGGCCTTGACGGCGGAAATCGCCACCATGAAGGCTACGGAGCAATTGTCGGCCATGGAAATGATGGCCGTCGATCCCTTGGCCTGGGTAGTCTCCCCGCGTTTGTGGGCTGCCGTGTTCACGGTCCCCATCCTGTGCGTGATCTTCGATCTGGTGGGCATTTTTGGCGGCTACCTCATTGCCGTTCCGGTATTGGGCGTGGACAGCGGGACCTTCTGGTCGCAAATGCAGTCCAACGTGTCCTTCCGCGGCGATATACTCAACGGCCTGTTCAAGGCCCTGTGTTTTGGGCTCGTGGTGGCCTGGATTGCCGCTTGGCAGGGCTACAGCGCCAAACCCACCGCCGAGGGGGTAGGTAACGCCACCACCCGCAGTGTGGTGGCGGCGTCCCTGGCGGTACTGGGCTTGGATTTCATTTTGACGGCCTTACTCTTTTCATGA
- the mlaD gene encoding outer membrane lipid asymmetry maintenance protein MlaD — MRNRAVDWWVGIFVLLGIAALAVLAFRVGNLSGFQYGEGYVLHADFNNVGSLKVRSPVKLGGVTVGEVTGIRIDPKTFQAEVSMRIEPQLKLPVDTGASIYTQGLLGEQYIALQPGGMPQDLKPGGTITLTQSAVNIDQLIGQMVFSKAEGGSGSSGSGSGASAIPNPPGQ; from the coding sequence ATGCGTAATCGTGCAGTGGACTGGTGGGTGGGGATTTTCGTCCTGCTCGGGATTGCTGCCCTGGCGGTGTTGGCCTTTCGGGTAGGAAACCTGTCTGGATTCCAGTACGGCGAGGGTTATGTTCTCCACGCCGACTTCAACAACGTCGGCAGCCTCAAGGTGCGCAGCCCCGTCAAACTGGGCGGAGTGACCGTGGGCGAGGTCACGGGTATCCGCATCGACCCCAAAACCTTCCAGGCCGAGGTCAGCATGCGCATAGAGCCGCAGCTCAAGCTGCCGGTGGATACCGGCGCCTCCATCTATACCCAGGGATTGCTGGGCGAACAGTACATTGCCCTCCAGCCCGGTGGCATGCCCCAGGACCTCAAGCCCGGCGGTACCATCACCCTGACCCAAAGTGCCGTCAACATCGACCAGCTCATCGGTCAGATGGTCTTCAGCAAGGCTGAGGGCGGGAGTGGCAGTTCGGGCTCGGGCTCCGGCGCAAGTGCCATTCCCAACCCCCCAGGACAGTGA
- a CDS encoding ABC transporter ATP-binding protein has product MGTDLAIHVRSLRKAYGNGFLALGGIDLDVRAGEFFGLLGPNGAGKSTLINILAGIVRRSSGVAEIFGFDVEHDYRHSRQMLGVVPQELAYDPFFTVREFLRWQSGYFGIRRNDDWLDVLMQELDLADKANTNLRALSGGMKRRVLIAQAMVHRPPVVVLDEPTAGVDVELRQGLWRFMRRYNEEGHTVILTTHYLEEAEELCGRIAILDHGQVLALDSKEALLAHSRHRVLSVSFERDPGPLPSELEDALMRADQRTWVLRVQRDQGLGPILRQLQALPAQIVDLHVQEPRLEDAFTELLAQGHDQARP; this is encoded by the coding sequence GTGGGCACTGACCTCGCCATCCACGTCCGTAGTTTGCGCAAGGCCTACGGCAACGGTTTCCTCGCCCTAGGCGGCATCGATCTGGACGTGCGCGCCGGCGAGTTTTTCGGCCTCCTGGGGCCCAACGGCGCCGGCAAGTCGACACTCATCAACATCCTCGCCGGGATCGTCCGGCGCAGCAGCGGGGTAGCCGAGATCTTCGGTTTCGACGTCGAGCACGATTATCGACACAGCCGGCAAATGCTGGGTGTGGTGCCCCAGGAACTGGCCTACGATCCCTTTTTCACAGTGCGCGAGTTCTTACGCTGGCAGTCCGGTTACTTTGGCATTCGGCGCAACGACGACTGGCTCGATGTGCTGATGCAGGAACTGGACCTGGCGGACAAGGCCAACACCAATCTGCGCGCCCTGTCCGGGGGCATGAAGCGCCGGGTGCTCATCGCCCAGGCCATGGTCCACCGTCCGCCCGTCGTGGTTCTGGACGAGCCCACCGCCGGCGTGGATGTGGAACTGCGCCAGGGACTTTGGCGCTTCATGCGCCGTTACAACGAAGAGGGGCACACCGTCATCCTCACCACCCACTACTTGGAAGAGGCGGAAGAACTCTGCGGTCGCATCGCCATTCTCGACCACGGTCAGGTGCTTGCCCTGGACAGCAAGGAAGCCCTGCTGGCTCACAGTCGTCACCGGGTTTTGTCGGTGAGCTTTGAACGCGACCCTGGCCCTCTGCCCAGCGAACTGGAGGACGCCCTCATGCGTGCCGACCAGCGCACCTGGGTACTACGCGTCCAGCGCGATCAGGGACTTGGGCCCATCTTGCGCCAGTTGCAGGCGCTCCCGGCGCAGATTGTCGATCTGCACGTGCAAGAACCGCGTCTGGAGGACGCCTTCACCGAACTCCTCGCCCAAGGCCATGACCAAGCCCGCCCCTGA
- a CDS encoding ABC transporter ATP-binding protein, which yields MAAGDLIEIEQLRFSRGSHRVLDGIDLRVPRGAVAAILGASGGGKTTLLNLIAGTLRPDAGRVRVQGQEPSKLDRAGLFALRRSMGMLFQHSALFTDLSVFENVAFPLRRHFRLPESLLRKLVLMKLEAVGLRGAAELGPGELSGGMGRRVALARAVVMDPILILYDEPFTGLDPISVGIIATLIRRLNDALGATSIVVSHDIDETFAIADLGFILGGGKIIAHGTPAELRASDSPLAQQFLSGRPDGPVPFHYPSNQSFLEVMGLGKLGGVRP from the coding sequence GTGGCAGCGGGCGACCTCATCGAAATTGAACAGCTGCGCTTTTCCCGTGGCAGTCATCGCGTGCTGGACGGCATCGATCTACGGGTGCCGAGGGGTGCCGTGGCCGCCATTCTGGGTGCCAGTGGTGGCGGCAAGACGACCCTGCTGAACCTCATTGCCGGCACCCTCCGCCCCGATGCCGGCCGAGTTCGGGTGCAGGGCCAGGAACCGTCAAAACTGGATCGGGCCGGGCTCTTCGCCCTGCGCCGCAGCATGGGCATGCTCTTTCAGCACAGTGCCCTGTTCACCGATCTCTCGGTCTTTGAGAATGTCGCCTTTCCCTTGCGCCGGCATTTCCGGCTGCCCGAGAGCCTGCTACGCAAGTTGGTCCTGATGAAGCTCGAGGCCGTCGGGCTGCGGGGCGCCGCGGAGCTTGGGCCGGGCGAACTCTCCGGCGGCATGGGCCGGCGGGTCGCCCTGGCGCGGGCAGTGGTCATGGATCCCATCCTCATCCTCTACGACGAGCCTTTCACGGGCCTCGATCCCATCAGCGTCGGTATCATCGCCACCCTCATCCGCCGCCTCAACGATGCCCTGGGCGCCACCAGCATCGTCGTCAGTCACGACATCGATGAGACCTTCGCCATTGCCGACCTTGGCTTCATCCTCGGCGGTGGCAAGATCATTGCGCACGGAACACCCGCGGAGCTGCGCGCCAGCGACTCGCCGCTGGCGCAGCAGTTCCTCAGCGGGCGACCGGATGGGCCGGTGCCCTTCCATTACCCGAGTAACCAGAGCTTTCTGGAGGTCATGGGTCTAGGAAAACTGGGGGGGGTGCGGCCGTGA
- a CDS encoding MlaC/ttg2D family ABC transporter substrate-binding protein yields the protein MKSLAYALMFLVLGWILPVQAADVTEPTQVVEQMTDSVLTVLQKNEGRPVDRALKKEVANIILPHIDFTTMSQYVMAQYWRQMTSAQQDQFVKLFKELLVKTYSNSLNHYHGQRVKITGSQQISQNPPVAQVNMVIQQPDGGPDIPVIYALLQQGNTWRIYNVYIDGVSLVLNYRQSFGQIAASRGIPALLRDLKAKVDD from the coding sequence ATGAAATCCCTAGCGTACGCGTTGATGTTTTTGGTACTGGGCTGGATCCTGCCGGTGCAGGCGGCCGACGTCACGGAGCCAACCCAGGTCGTGGAGCAGATGACCGACTCGGTGCTCACCGTGCTGCAGAAGAACGAGGGACGTCCCGTGGATCGGGCCCTCAAGAAGGAGGTGGCCAACATCATCCTGCCGCACATCGACTTCACCACCATGTCGCAGTACGTCATGGCACAGTACTGGCGACAGATGACCAGCGCCCAGCAGGATCAGTTTGTCAAGCTCTTCAAGGAGCTTCTGGTCAAGACCTACAGCAATTCCCTGAATCACTATCACGGTCAGCGGGTGAAGATCACCGGCAGTCAGCAGATCTCCCAGAATCCGCCGGTGGCTCAGGTCAACATGGTCATCCAGCAGCCCGACGGCGGTCCCGACATTCCGGTCATCTATGCCCTGCTTCAGCAGGGCAACACCTGGCGGATCTATAACGTCTATATCGACGGGGTAAGCCTGGTGCTCAACTATCGTCAAAGTTTTGGCCAGATCGCCGCGAGTCGGGGCATTCCCGCACTTCTGCGGGATCTCAAGGCGAAAGTGGATGACTGA
- a CDS encoding Hsp20/alpha crystallin family protein, translating into MSEDNKVVSAPARAVDPVEQLFDAMLPGFFRPVNLSAGMSRPNVAHIDVIDRDNEIVIKAEVAGVDKDHLDIQVHGNQVYISGNKTEEVEKGEGKYIYRERRYGDFSRTIQLPVDVDAAQTRAVYKDGVLELTLPKAESAKRRRITVE; encoded by the coding sequence ATGAGCGAGGACAACAAGGTAGTCAGTGCCCCGGCGAGGGCCGTGGACCCGGTGGAACAGCTCTTCGATGCCATGCTGCCCGGGTTCTTCCGGCCCGTGAATCTGTCCGCGGGAATGAGTCGCCCCAATGTGGCGCACATCGACGTCATCGACCGCGACAATGAGATCGTCATCAAGGCGGAAGTGGCGGGTGTCGACAAGGATCATCTGGACATCCAGGTCCACGGCAACCAGGTCTACATCAGTGGCAACAAGACCGAGGAAGTGGAAAAAGGCGAGGGCAAGTACATCTACCGCGAGCGTCGGTACGGCGATTTCTCGCGCACCATTCAACTTCCGGTGGACGTGGATGCTGCCCAGACCCGCGCCGTCTACAAAGATGGCGTTCTCGAACTGACCCTGCCCAAGGCGGAATCTGCCAAGCGTCGCCGGATCACCGTCGAATAA